The following is a genomic window from Longimicrobiaceae bacterium.
TCGCTGATCGGCACCTGGAAGCAGATCCGCAAGCGCGCCTCCAAGGGGCGGGCCCCCGCGCCGGTGCACCGCGAGGCGAAGCTCACGGCGGGGATCATCCGCGACCTGTTCTCCCAGAAGGTGGACTCGCTCACGGTGGACAGCCGCGACGTGTACGCGGAGGTCCGCCAGTACCTGGACACCGTGGACCCGTCGCTGAACGAGCGGGTGCACCTGTACCAGGAGCCGGTCCCGCTCTTCGACGCCATGGGGATCGAGAAGGCCATCCACGAGGCCTTCCAGCGCAAGGTGTTCCTCCCCTCGGGCGGGTACATCATCATCGAGCCCACCGAGGCGCTGGTCTCCATCGACGTCAACACCGGGCGCTACACCGGGAAGAAGGACCCGGAGAAGACGATCCTCAAGACCAACCTGGACGCCGCCAAGGAGATCGCGCGGCAGATCCGGCTGCGCGACACGGGGGGGATCATCGTCTGCGACTTCATCGACATGGAGTCGAAGCAGAACCGCGAGCGCGTCCTCCAGGAGCTCCGCTCGCACCTGGCCCGCGACCGCGCCCGCACCAAGGCGTTCCAGGTGTCGGAGCTGGGGCTGATCGAGATGACGCGGCAGCGGGTCCGCCAGTCGCTCTACCAGTCGCAGACCGAGGGGTGCCCCTGCTGCTCGGGCACCGGCCGCATCTTCACCCCGGAGACCATCGTGCGCCGCATCGAGCGCGCGGTGCGCCGCGCCGCCACGGAGGGGAAGGAGCGCTCCCTGGTGGCGCGCGTCCACCCGGAGGTGGCGCTCTACGTGGTGGAGCAGGAGCGTGACTTCACGAAGCGCCTGGAGCGGGAGACCAAGGTCAAGCTCACCCTGCGCGACGACCCCCTGCTCAACCAGGACGGGTTCCGGATCGCCTCCGGCTCGTCCGGCCAGGACCTGACCCAGAAGTACGCTCTCGGGTAAACGAAGAACCGCGCTCCCGGGTTGACAGGGGCGCGGTTTCGGCTGATATTCAGGGCTTGCATTTGTTCCGGCTTTCGTCCGATTCACGGAGTTCAACCACCATGTACGCCATCATCCGCACCGGCGGCAAGCAGTTCCGGGCCGAGCCGGGCAAGACGCTTCGCATCCCGTCCGTCGACATCGAGCCGGGCCAGACCCTCCGCTTCGAGGACATCCTCCTCGGCGCGAACGGCGACCAGGTGCAGGTCGGCGCCCCCCTGGTTTCCGGTGCGGCGGTGACGGCGGAGGTGCTCCGGCACGGCAAGGGCGAGAAGATCATCATCTTCAAGCACAAGCGCCGCAAGAACTACCGGCGCAAGCAGGGACATCGGCAGAAGTTCACCGAGGTCCGCGTCAACGAGATCAACCTCGGCTAAAGGAGGCCGGCCATGGCACATAAGAAGGGCGGCGGCTCTACCCGCAACGGCCGCGACTCGAACGCGCAGCGCCTGGGCGTGAAGAAGTTCGGCGGCGAGTTCGTTCGCGCCGGCAACATCATCATGCGCCAGCGCGGCACCAAGCTCCATCCGGGCGAGAACGTCGGGATCGGGAGCGACGACACCCTCTTCGCGCTCGTCGACGGCCACGTGCAGTTCGGCCGCTTCGACAAGAAGCGCAAGAAGGTCTCCGTGACCCCGCTGCAGCTGGTCGAGGCCGAAGAGGCCGAGGCCCCCATGGACGTCGCCGCCGACTGAGGCACGCGACGCACCCGAGCGCGGCGAAAGCGCCCCGGCCCACGGCCGGGGCGCTTTTTTCTGCTCCCCGCTCCCGCGCGGCGAGGATCCTGCATGGTCCCGGGCCGGAAACCCCTGGAACCGGAGCCGGAGAACGCATGAGCGAGCCCAACGAGCAGGCCCCCTGGCCTCCCCGCACCCCCGCGGACTTCCCCCTGGTGGGGCGCCTCCCCGCCTACGTCTTCGCGCAGATCAACGCCGAGAAGCGGGAGCGCATCGAGGCGGGGGAGGACGTGATCGACCTGGGGATGGGGAACCCCGACCTGCGCACCCCGGAGCACATCGTGGACGAGCTGGTCTCGCACGCGGCCGAGGGGAAGCACCACCGCTACAGCGCCTCCCGCGGCATCTACGGGCTGCGCGAGGGGATCGCCGAGCACTACGCCCGCCGCTACGGGGTGGAGCTGGACGCGGAGACGGAAACGGTGGTCACCATCGGCGCCAAGGAGGGGATCTCGCACCTGATGCTCGCCATCCTGGCGCCCGGCGACACGGTGCTGGTCCCCGCGCCGGCGTACCCCATCCACACCTACTCCGTGATCTTCGCCGGGGGGAACGTCCGCACCATCCCGCTCCAGGACGACGGCGCCGGCCAGGTGGACGCGGACGCCCTGCTCGGCGAGGTGGAGGAGGCCGCCCACTCCGGGACGCCGGGGCCGAAGGCGCTGGTCCTCTCCTTCCCCAACAACCCCACCACGCTGACGGCCGACCTGGGGTTCTTCGAGCGCGCGGTGGAGCTGTGCCGCAGCGAGCAGATCCTCCTGGTGCACGACTTCGCGTACGCGGACTTCGGCTTCGGGGAGGAGCCACCCAGCCTCCTGCAGGTGCCGGGCGCCAAGGAGATCGGGGTGGAGTTCTTCTCCATGTCCAAGTCGTACTGCATGGCCGGGTGGCGCGTGGGCTTCTGCGTGGGGAACGCGGCCATGGTGCAGGCGCTCACCAAGATCAAGAGCTACCTGGACTACGGGATCTTCCAGCCCATCCAGATCGCCGCGGCGCACGCGCTGCGGGCGGGGCAGGAGTGCGTCGCGGACACCCGGGACACCTACCGGAGCCGCCGCGACGCCCTGGTGGGGGCGCTCCGCGACGCGGGGTGGGAGATCGCCGCCCCCCGCGCCACCATGTTCGTCTGGGCCCCCATCCCGGAGCCCTTCCGGGAGATGCAGTCGGTGGAGTTCGCGCGGATGCTGCTGCGGGAGGCGGGGGTGGTGGTCTCCCCCGGGATCGGCTTCGGGCCGGAGGGGGAGGGACACGTCCGTTTCGCCCTGATCGAGGACGAGGAGCGGCTGCGGGAGGCCGCGCAGCGAGTGGGAGCGGTCCTGCGGGGCGGGGTGGCGGCCTGACGCCCTGGAATTTTACCGGCAGATGTGTTAAATTGTTACTACGAAAACACATAGCTGGTGAGACGCCCCTCCGGTAGGGCGCCCCTGGGGCGCCTGCTCCCCGGGAGCGTCGCCGCGCGCCCCCGACCCCGAACTGGAGGACAGCCGATGCGATCCAATCGACTTCGCACCCCGCTTCGGGCGCTTTCCACTCTTGCGTCCGTCGCCCTGCTCGGTGCCTTTGCGCCCCTCGTGGACCGGCCGGCCGCGCCGCTCCGGGCGGAAGCGGCGGCGGCCCTGGCGGTGGACCCGGGGACGCCCGCGGTCACCAACCCCTTCCGGGGCGACCTCACGGACCACGTGGTGGTGATCTCGCTGGACGGGCTGCGCCCGGACGCGATCCGGAGGTTCCGGGCCGGGACGCTGATGCGGCTGATGCGGGAGGGGAGCTACACGCTCAACGCCCGGACCATCATGCCGAGCAAGACGCTCCCGTCGCACACCTCCATGCTCACGGGGCTGGAGCCGGAGGACCACGGCATCACCTGGAACACCGACAGGACGCACTCGCACGGGACGGTGGAGGTCCCCACCATCTTCGCGGCGGCGCACGCGAAGGGACTGAAGACGGCGGCGTTCTTCAGCAAGACCAAGTTCCACCACCTCGAGGCGCCGCGGTCGCTGAGCTTCGTCAACTCTCCGACCAGCGGCAAGCTCTCCGCGGGCCAGACGGTGCGCGAGGTGAGGAAGTACCTGCGGACGGAGAAGCCGAACCTGATGTTCGTGCACATCGGCGAGCCGGACTACGCCGGACACTTCTGGGGGTGGATGAGCTACATGTACGGCCGGAACGTGCGCAAGGCCGACGACGCGGTGGAGTCGGTGCTGGAGGCCGCCGACGGCGCCTTCGGGAAGGGGAACTACACGGTGATCGTGACCGCCGACCACGGGGGCCACGGGTGGAACCACGGCAGCTCCGATCCGCGTGACGTGACCATCCCCTGGATCACCTGGGGGAAGGGGGTCCGCGCCGGGACGCAGCTGGCCGGCGACGTCCGCACCATGGACACCGCGGCGACCGCGCTCTGGCTGCTGGGCGTCACCACGGCCACGGCCGAGGACGGGAACCCCGTCTCCTACGCCTTCAACCGCCGCTCCGCCGGCCCGGCGCTCGCGGCGCGGTAAGATCGGCCGGAAGACGAGACCCGGGGAGCCACGCTGGACGGCCCCGCCACGGCGCACGTGGCGGGGCCGTTCCGCATCCGGCATCCGCAGCGGCCTGCAACCTGCACGCTGCCGCGCCTCCGCCGCGGCCGAAGGGCGGCAGGGCGGGCCGAACCTCCAGGGGAGAGACGATGCAGCGGGACCTCGGCTACGAGGACGGGCGCCTGCGGGTGCGCCCCGGGGAGCCGCGCACGCTCGGCGCGCCGGGGCTCCACCGGCTGGGGCCGGACGACGAGCGGGACGGGCTGCTCTACCTGCCCGCCTGCCACCTGGCGAACCGCCCGGCGCCGCTCGCGGTGATGCTCCACGGCGCGGGCGGGAACGCGCAGCACGGGCTGGTCCCGCTGATGCCGCTGGCGGACGAGGCCGGGATCGTCCTCCTCGCCACGGAGTCGCGCGGGCAGACGTGGGACGTCATCATGGGCGGCTTCGGGCCGGACGTGGAGGTGCTGGACCGCGCGCTGCTGGAGACCTTCGACCGCTGCGCGGTGGACCCCGCCCGCCTGGCGGTGGGCGGCTTCTCCGACGGGGCGTCGTACGCGCTCTCCCTGGGGATCACCAACGGCGACCTGTTCACGCACGTGATCGCCTTCTCGCCCGGCTTCCTGGCGCCCGCGGGGCAGGAGGGGGCGCCGCGGCTCTTCGTCTCGCACGGCAGGGGCGACCGGGTGCTCCCCGTGGAGGCGTGCAGCCGGAAGATCGTGCCGCGGGTGCAGAGCGTGGGGTACGACGTGACCTACCACGAGTTCGAGGGCGGCCACTCGGTCCCGCCGGAGATCGCCCGCGAGGCGGTGGACTGGTTCCTGTCCCGAGGGGGGGAGGGGTAAGGCGGGGCGGTCAGGTCCCGGTGCGGGGGAGCCCCTCGCCGCCCCGTGCGACGGTCCGGAAGCCCAGGAGGTCGCGCTCGAAGCGGTCCGGGTCGCGGGTGTACTCCGCCGCCCATTCCGCGAACGGGGGGAGCCCCAGCTCCTCGAACGCTGCCCGGATGGTGCGCTCCGCGGGCGAGTACCCGCTCCTGAATGAAAACGACCCCGACGCCTCGTCCGGCGTCGGGGTCGCGTCGCTCAGGGCGCCGCGCTCGCTGAGGAGGAACACGTCCTCGGGGCTCAGCGCCAGCAGGTGCTCGGCGATGCGCGCCGAGCACCAGTCCGAGTACTTGGTGCGGAGCTCTTGGTCCAGGTGCGGCATGGGGTGTCCGAGAGCGGTTCTAAGAGCCGTCCCGACCCCATTTATACGGTCCGCGCGGGGCTACGTCAACAGTTTCGGCTCCAGGCGGCCCCCCGCGGCCGTCGAGAGCACGTCGAAGATCTCCCTCCGGAGCAGCACGTAGCGGAGCCCCTGGCTGAGAACCTCGGGCTGGTTGCGCTGCAGCTCCTCGACCTTGTCGGCGACCTCGGCCGGAAGGGCGAGGCTCAACGTGACCGGACGCAGATCTCCCATCGTGAAACACCCCCCCGGGCAGGTACAGAAAAAGGAGCGATCGTAGCGCCGCGCGCCAGGATCGGATCGGTCGGCGGGAGGGGGCCGGCGGCCCCCGGGGAGACAAGTATAGGGCCCGGCGGGGAGGGAGTCAACGGGATCCTTCGCATTTCGTAAACGCAATCGAGACAACAGCTTACGCGTAAGCCCATGTGGCGGCGGCACTTGCTTGCGAAGGGCATGTTCGGGGCGCGGATTACCGCCCCGGACGGGCCGTGCAGGCCCCTTCGGAGCGGCTGCCGCGGCTCAACCGGCGGCCCTGCGGGGGAGCTCCGTGGGGCTCGTCCGGCCGATGATCTCCCGCGCGAGGGCGAGGTACGCCTGCGCCCCGGCCGAGTCGATCCGGTAGGTGAGGACCGGCTGCCCGAACCCCGGAGCCTCGGCCAGCGTCACGTTGCGCGGGATGACGGTCTGGAGGAGCTGGCCGCCGAAGTGCCTGCGGACCTCCTCGCGCACCTGCCGGGTGAGCCCCAGCCGCTGGTCGACCATGGTGAGGAGCACCCCCTCGATCCGCAGCTCCGGGTTGAGGTGCTGCCGCACCACCCGGACGAGGTCCGTGAACTGGGAGAGCCCCTCCAGCGCGAAGAACTCCGGCTGCATGGGCACCACCACCGAGTCGGCGGCGGTGAGGGCGTTCAGCGTCAGGACCGAGAAGGAGGGGGAGCAGTCCAGCAGGACGAAATCGTACAGCCCCCGCACGCTGGCGAGCGCGGCGCGCAGGCGGAGCTGCCAGTCCGGCATCTCCGGCATCTCCACCTCCGCCCCGGCGAGGTCGGTGGTGGTGGGGACCACGTCCAGGAGCGGGAGGTGCGCCGACCGGGTGATCGCCATCCCCAGCGGCGCCATGTCGAGGAGCACGCTGTAGAGCGACGCGCTCGCCCGGTGCGGGTCCACCCCCAGCCCGCTGGTGGTGTTCCCCTGCGGGTCCATGTCGATGATGAGCGTGCGGCGCTCGGCGGCGGCCAGGCTGGCGCCGAGGTTGATCGCGGTCGTGGTCTTGCCGACCCCGCCCTTCTGGTTGGCGATGGCGATGACGTGGGACATGGCGCCTGTTCGGCGTGGTGGCCGCCGGGGACGGGAGCGCGCCGGGAGAGCGGTGGCGCGACGGGGGAGCGGAGCAATGTAGGCGGCGCCCGCCCTTCCGGGCAAGCTCCGCGCACCGGGGCTATCGCTCCTCCGTCTCCATCCCCTGCAGCTCTGACTTGACGCGGGCGTAGCGCTCCGCCTCGCGGAGGAGCCCCCTGCCGCGCAGGAACTCGCGAAGCAGGGCCGCCTCCCGCAGCTCGCGCCCCTGGCGCGCGACCGCCGCGCGCAGCAGCTCCACCTCCCGGCGGAGCGCCGCTGCCCCGTCCGCGTCGGCTTCCGCAGCCCTCCCGGACGACTCCGAAGGCCCGTCCTCCCCCGTGGCGCCCACCAGCCTCAGCACCCCGTGCGGCCGCCCGCTCCCGACGGAGCGAAGCGGCTGGATCCCCTCGATCTCCCGCATCAGCTTCCGGTCGCGGCGCGCGTGCGACAGGTCGTGGCACGCCTGCGACTCCAGCCAGAACTCCGGGGTGGTCCCCAGGTAGCGGGCCAGCCGCAGCGCGGAGTCGGCGGTGACGCCGCGGCGCTCGTTCAGGATCTCGTTCAGCCGGCGCCTGGAGATCCCCAGCCGCACGGCGTGGAGGTCCTGGGCGTCGGGGGAGCCCTGCAGCGCCTCCTTGAGGAGCTGCCCGGGGCTGCGGGGTGCGTCGACGGCGGATGCGGAGATCATCTCTGCTCGGTGGCTGGTCGCGTCGCGGAAGAGAACAGCATTTCCCGTGCCCCGGCACGCGGGCTGTTACATGGCCCGTAACCCGTAACTGCCGCTTATATGGGCATTTAGACGAATCTGCGGCATCCGTCTTGCGCTTGGGTCCCGACCCGGCGAGGGCCATCGATCGACATCCGAGGGACTCATGGCGAGCACGATCTGGAAGGGTAGCATCAACTTCGGCCTGGTCAACATCCCGGTGGGGCTGCACAGCGCCGTCCGCAGCGAGGGGATCAGCTTCAAGCTCCTGCGCGAGAAGGACCAGTGCCCCCTGGGGTACGAGCGGGTCTGCAAGGACAAGAAGGGGGAGCCGGTCCCCTGGGACCAGGTGGTGAAGGGCTACGAGTACGAGAAGGGGAAGTTCGTGGTCATGGCGGAGGAGGACTTCAAGCAGGCGGCGCTCGCCACCTCGAAGACCTTCGACATCCAGGACTTCGTGCGCGAGGACGAGATCGACCCGCGCTACTTCGAGAAGCCCTACTACCTGGTGCCCACGGGGCAGGGGGGGAAGGCGTACGCCCTGCTCCGCGAGGCCATGCGCGAGACGGCGACGGTGGGGATCGGCACCATCACGCTGCGGCAGAAGCAGTACCTGGCCTCGGTGAAGGTGGTGGACGACGCGCTGGTGCTGGACCTGATGCGCTTCGCCACCGAGGTGATCGACCAGGGCGAGTTCCAGTTCCCGGCCGCGGACGAGATCCGCCCGCAGGAGCTGAAGATGGCGCAGCAGCTGGTCGCCAGCCTGACCACGGACTTCGAGCCCGGGAAGTACAAGGACGAGTACCAGGCGAACCTGCTGCGGATCATCAACGCCAAGCTCAAGGGGAAGAAGGTCAACCTCAAGGAGGCCCCGGAGCCGGACACGGCGGGCGTCATCGACCTGATGGAGCGGCTGCAGAAGAGCCTGGAGAAGAAGGGCGGAAAGGCGGCGCCCAGGAAGAAGGCGTCCTCCGGGAAGAAGACGGCGAAGCGGAAGACGGCCTGATCCATGGCAGGGACCCGCCTCGCCGAGTACCGCCGCAAGCGGGACTTCCGCCGGACGCCGGAGCCGCGCGGCACCGGCTCGCCGACCGGCGCGAAGGGGCTCGCCTTCGTGGTGCAGAAGCACGCCGCCAGCCACCTCCACTACGACCTGCGGCTGGAGGTGGACGGGGTGATGAAGAGCTGGGCGGTGCCCAGGGGCCCCAGCCTGGACCCGGCCGTGAAGCGGCTGGCCGTGGAGGTGGAGGACCACCCCATGGAGTACAACGCGTTCGAGGGGACGATCCCGAAGGGGGAGTACGGCGGCGGGACGGTGATG
Proteins encoded in this region:
- a CDS encoding Ku protein, which encodes MASTIWKGSINFGLVNIPVGLHSAVRSEGISFKLLREKDQCPLGYERVCKDKKGEPVPWDQVVKGYEYEKGKFVVMAEEDFKQAALATSKTFDIQDFVREDEIDPRYFEKPYYLVPTGQGGKAYALLREAMRETATVGIGTITLRQKQYLASVKVVDDALVLDLMRFATEVIDQGEFQFPAADEIRPQELKMAQQLVASLTTDFEPGKYKDEYQANLLRIINAKLKGKKVNLKEAPEPDTAGVIDLMERLQKSLEKKGGKAAPRKKASSGKKTAKRKTA
- a CDS encoding ParA family protein — encoded protein: MSHVIAIANQKGGVGKTTTAINLGASLAAAERRTLIIDMDPQGNTTSGLGVDPHRASASLYSVLLDMAPLGMAITRSAHLPLLDVVPTTTDLAGAEVEMPEMPDWQLRLRAALASVRGLYDFVLLDCSPSFSVLTLNALTAADSVVVPMQPEFFALEGLSQFTDLVRVVRQHLNPELRIEGVLLTMVDQRLGLTRQVREEVRRHFGGQLLQTVIPRNVTLAEAPGFGQPVLTYRIDSAGAQAYLALAREIIGRTSPTELPRRAAG
- a CDS encoding Rne/Rng family ribonuclease encodes the protein MKREILMNTTAKETRVAILEDDVLVELMVDRPDAARMVGDVYLGKVDAVLPGIQAAFVDIGTEKAAFLHVSDVAAEENGNGGGAEDEDDDEGGDRRRTRRYPPIQDVVKKGQDLIVQVSKEPIGTKGPRVTANVSLPGRFLVYMPGSDHVGVSRKIEDREERARLRALAKEILPEGAGGVIVRTVGEELTQETFAREMQSLIGTWKQIRKRASKGRAPAPVHREAKLTAGIIRDLFSQKVDSLTVDSRDVYAEVRQYLDTVDPSLNERVHLYQEPVPLFDAMGIEKAIHEAFQRKVFLPSGGYIIIEPTEALVSIDVNTGRYTGKKDPEKTILKTNLDAAKEIARQIRLRDTGGIIVCDFIDMESKQNRERVLQELRSHLARDRARTKAFQVSELGLIEMTRQRVRQSLYQSQTEGCPCCSGTGRIFTPETIVRRIERAVRRAATEGKERSLVARVHPEVALYVVEQERDFTKRLERETKVKLTLRDDPLLNQDGFRIASGSSGQDLTQKYALG
- a CDS encoding ectonucleotide pyrophosphatase/phosphodiesterase codes for the protein MRSNRLRTPLRALSTLASVALLGAFAPLVDRPAAPLRAEAAAALAVDPGTPAVTNPFRGDLTDHVVVISLDGLRPDAIRRFRAGTLMRLMREGSYTLNARTIMPSKTLPSHTSMLTGLEPEDHGITWNTDRTHSHGTVEVPTIFAAAHAKGLKTAAFFSKTKFHHLEAPRSLSFVNSPTSGKLSAGQTVREVRKYLRTEKPNLMFVHIGEPDYAGHFWGWMSYMYGRNVRKADDAVESVLEAADGAFGKGNYTVIVTADHGGHGWNHGSSDPRDVTIPWITWGKGVRAGTQLAGDVRTMDTAATALWLLGVTTATAEDGNPVSYAFNRRSAGPALAAR
- a CDS encoding aminotransferase class I/II-fold pyridoxal phosphate-dependent enzyme; the encoded protein is MSEPNEQAPWPPRTPADFPLVGRLPAYVFAQINAEKRERIEAGEDVIDLGMGNPDLRTPEHIVDELVSHAAEGKHHRYSASRGIYGLREGIAEHYARRYGVELDAETETVVTIGAKEGISHLMLAILAPGDTVLVPAPAYPIHTYSVIFAGGNVRTIPLQDDGAGQVDADALLGEVEEAAHSGTPGPKALVLSFPNNPTTLTADLGFFERAVELCRSEQILLVHDFAYADFGFGEEPPSLLQVPGAKEIGVEFFSMSKSYCMAGWRVGFCVGNAAMVQALTKIKSYLDYGIFQPIQIAAAHALRAGQECVADTRDTYRSRRDALVGALRDAGWEIAAPRATMFVWAPIPEPFREMQSVEFARMLLREAGVVVSPGIGFGPEGEGHVRFALIEDEERLREAAQRVGAVLRGGVAA
- the rplU gene encoding 50S ribosomal protein L21, whose product is MYAIIRTGGKQFRAEPGKTLRIPSVDIEPGQTLRFEDILLGANGDQVQVGAPLVSGAAVTAEVLRHGKGEKIIIFKHKRRKNYRRKQGHRQKFTEVRVNEINLG
- the rpmA gene encoding 50S ribosomal protein L27, with the translated sequence MAHKKGGGSTRNGRDSNAQRLGVKKFGGEFVRAGNIIMRQRGTKLHPGENVGIGSDDTLFALVDGHVQFGRFDKKRKKVSVTPLQLVEAEEAEAPMDVAAD
- a CDS encoding HigA family addiction module antitoxin; its protein translation is MISASAVDAPRSPGQLLKEALQGSPDAQDLHAVRLGISRRRLNEILNERRGVTADSALRLARYLGTTPEFWLESQACHDLSHARRDRKLMREIEGIQPLRSVGSGRPHGVLRLVGATGEDGPSESSGRAAEADADGAAALRREVELLRAAVARQGRELREAALLREFLRGRGLLREAERYARVKSELQGMETEER